A region from the Melioribacter roseus P3M-2 genome encodes:
- a CDS encoding AMP-dependent synthetase/ligase yields MERTIINMFETSVSKYGSNVFLKESKNGKYEALTYDEAKKYVYYFAAGLISLGINKGDRLALISEGRNFWVISELGILYAGAVNVPISVKIDELNDLKFRLDHSGTRIAVVSASQLHKIRGIKNDLPELEKTIVLDKIDDLQEDELCVEDLLKTGEEFLKAKGNILIERMQSVKENDYANICYTSGTTADPKGIVLSHRNYTANVEQATSLLPIPEWYTTLLILPWDHAFAHTAGIYTLMYNGASMAAVETGRTPLETLKNIPKNIKEIKPTFLLSVPALAKNFRKNIEKGIREKGKRIEQLFNSALKLAYNYNAEGWNRGNGKRKLLKPLYKLYDKILFSKIRENFGGRLEFFIGGGALLDIELQRFFYAIGIPMFQGYGLTEAAPIISANVPAKHKLGSSGRIVDNLEVKICDSNGSELPAGQKGEIVVRGENVMVGYWKNEKATAETIKDGWLYSGDLGYLDEDGFLYVLGRFKSLLIASDGEKYSPEGIEEALTENSKFIEQVMLYNNQSPYTIALIVPNKEQIKRFLDENNLSHKSEEGQNAVIKLIDEEISKFKQGGQFAGEFPERWLPAAFSLLGEAFTEQNHFLNSTLKMVRGKITEFYKQRIDYLYTPEGKNIYNHQNKKIVERMFQ; encoded by the coding sequence ATGGAAAGAACAATTATCAATATGTTCGAAACGAGCGTTTCGAAATACGGTTCCAATGTTTTTCTTAAAGAAAGCAAAAACGGAAAATACGAAGCGCTTACTTACGATGAAGCTAAAAAATACGTTTATTATTTTGCGGCGGGCTTGATTTCGCTTGGAATTAACAAAGGCGACAGACTGGCTTTAATATCGGAAGGAAGAAATTTCTGGGTTATAAGCGAATTGGGGATTTTGTATGCCGGAGCCGTGAACGTCCCGATATCTGTAAAAATCGACGAACTGAACGATTTGAAATTCAGACTCGACCATTCGGGTACGAGAATTGCCGTTGTTTCCGCTTCACAGCTCCATAAAATAAGAGGCATTAAAAACGATTTGCCGGAATTGGAAAAGACTATTGTGCTCGATAAAATAGACGACCTGCAGGAAGATGAGTTGTGCGTCGAAGATCTTTTAAAGACGGGGGAAGAATTTCTAAAAGCCAAAGGAAACATATTGATTGAAAGGATGCAATCCGTTAAAGAAAACGACTATGCAAATATTTGTTATACTTCCGGCACTACCGCAGACCCGAAAGGAATTGTGCTATCGCACAGAAATTATACGGCAAATGTGGAACAGGCTACGAGTCTTCTGCCGATTCCCGAATGGTACACGACATTGTTGATTTTACCGTGGGATCACGCTTTTGCCCATACGGCGGGAATTTATACTTTGATGTATAACGGAGCTTCGATGGCTGCGGTTGAGACGGGACGCACTCCTCTGGAAACTCTCAAAAATATTCCCAAGAATATCAAAGAGATAAAACCGACGTTTCTGTTGAGCGTGCCGGCATTGGCAAAGAACTTCAGAAAGAATATCGAAAAAGGAATACGCGAAAAGGGAAAACGGATTGAACAACTCTTTAACTCGGCTCTTAAATTGGCTTATAATTACAATGCCGAAGGTTGGAATCGTGGTAATGGAAAACGGAAATTATTAAAACCGTTATACAAACTTTACGATAAGATTCTCTTTTCGAAAATACGCGAAAATTTCGGCGGCAGACTCGAATTTTTTATCGGTGGAGGCGCATTGCTCGATATCGAATTGCAGCGGTTTTTTTATGCAATCGGAATCCCGATGTTTCAGGGATACGGATTAACCGAAGCGGCGCCGATAATTTCCGCCAATGTGCCGGCTAAACATAAACTCGGCTCCTCGGGCAGAATTGTGGATAATCTGGAAGTTAAAATTTGCGATTCAAACGGAAGTGAATTGCCCGCCGGTCAAAAAGGCGAAATAGTGGTGCGCGGCGAGAATGTGATGGTCGGTTACTGGAAAAACGAAAAAGCCACCGCCGAAACGATCAAAGACGGATGGCTTTATTCAGGCGACCTCGGATATCTCGACGAGGACGGCTTTCTCTACGTTTTGGGCAGATTCAAATCGCTTTTGATTGCAAGCGACGGGGAAAAATATTCGCCCGAGGGAATTGAAGAAGCCCTGACCGAAAATTCCAAATTTATCGAACAGGTTATGCTTTACAACAATCAATCGCCCTACACAATTGCGCTGATTGTTCCGAATAAAGAACAGATCAAACGCTTCCTTGACGAAAATAATTTATCCCACAAATCCGAAGAAGGGCAGAATGCAGTCATAAAATTAATAGACGAGGAGATATCGAAATTCAAACAAGGCGGTCAATTTGCAGGCGAATTCCCCGAAAGATGGCTGCCCGCCGCTTTTTCGCTTTTGGGAGAAGCTTTTACGGAGCAAAATCATTTCCTGAACAGTACGCTTAAAATGGTGCGCGGTAAAATAACCGAATTCTACAAACAAAGAATAGACTATCTCTACACTCCCGAAGGAAAAAATATTTACAACCATCAAAACAAAAAAATAGTGGAAAGAATGTTTCAGTAA
- a CDS encoding radical SAM protein: MAFIPSYIKLLESGELKTRAESAYEKMRKCTVCPKECGVDRTNYEYGFCLSGHLPIVSSYTPHFGEEPVLSGTSGAGNIFFGNCNLRCIYCQNYQISQNWEAEKFNETSYEKLAEIMLELQERGCHNIGLVSPTHFAGSILKSIYIAAQKGLRLPIIYNSNGYDSVETLKLYEGVVDIYLPDFKYGSSEYGKLYSNAKDYFEIACKAIKEMHRQVGSELVFEGNTVARGLIIRHLVLPNDLSETERVFKFISEELDNEVHISLMSQYYPAHKAIKEPLLSRTLRPIEYYKAIELMEKYGLKNGWIQELESYNYYRPDFEYDRKNPFGN; this comes from the coding sequence ATGGCTTTTATACCGTCGTACATAAAACTGCTGGAATCGGGCGAACTTAAGACACGTGCCGAATCAGCTTATGAAAAAATGCGGAAATGTACTGTCTGCCCGAAAGAATGCGGCGTCGACCGGACGAATTACGAATACGGTTTTTGCCTCAGCGGTCATTTACCGATTGTATCTTCTTACACGCCTCATTTCGGAGAAGAGCCGGTTCTCTCGGGTACCTCTGGAGCAGGCAACATTTTCTTCGGCAATTGCAATTTGAGATGCATCTACTGCCAGAATTACCAAATAAGCCAAAACTGGGAAGCCGAAAAATTCAACGAAACGTCGTACGAAAAGCTTGCGGAGATAATGCTCGAATTGCAGGAACGCGGCTGCCATAATATCGGTCTGGTTTCCCCGACCCATTTCGCAGGCTCGATTCTTAAATCGATCTACATTGCGGCGCAAAAGGGATTGCGACTTCCGATAATTTACAATTCAAACGGTTACGACTCAGTAGAAACGCTAAAATTGTACGAAGGCGTTGTCGATATTTATTTACCCGACTTTAAATACGGCAGCAGCGAATACGGCAAACTCTATTCCAATGCTAAAGATTATTTTGAAATTGCCTGCAAAGCCATAAAAGAAATGCACCGCCAGGTAGGTTCCGAACTTGTTTTCGAGGGCAATACCGTAGCGCGGGGATTGATAATCAGGCATCTCGTACTGCCGAACGATCTCTCCGAAACAGAAAGGGTTTTCAAATTTATTTCCGAAGAGCTCGACAATGAAGTTCATATTTCATTAATGTCGCAATATTATCCGGCGCACAAAGCAATCAAGGAACCTTTATTGAGCAGGACGTTGCGACCAATAGAATATTATAAAGCAATCGAATTGATGGAAAAATACGGACTCAAAAACGGATGGATACAGGAACTGGAGAGTTATAATTACTACCGCCCCGATTTCGAGTACGATCGTAAGAATCCTTTCGGGAATTAA
- a CDS encoding bacteriohemerythrin — MPLFRWTDSYSVNIKSIDEQHKKLLDIINELHEAMKAGKGKEALNKIFNELVDYTRTHFSFEEKLMEKYGYSESALHKQTHQNLIKQLNELKENYEKGNTNLSINVMNFLQDWLIGHIQGSDKKYTAHLNAKGVY; from the coding sequence ATGCCGTTGTTCAGATGGACGGATTCTTATTCCGTAAACATTAAAAGCATCGACGAGCAGCATAAAAAATTGCTGGATATTATCAACGAACTTCACGAAGCCATGAAAGCCGGCAAGGGTAAAGAAGCTTTGAATAAAATATTCAACGAACTTGTGGACTACACTCGCACTCATTTTTCTTTCGAAGAAAAACTGATGGAAAAATACGGTTACAGCGAAAGCGCTTTGCATAAACAGACGCATCAAAATTTAATAAAACAACTGAACGAACTGAAAGAAAATTACGAAAAAGGAAATACCAATCTGAGTATAAACGTAATGAATTTTCTGCAGGATTGGCTTATCGGGCATATACAGGGAAGCGATAAAAAATACACCGCTCATTTGAACGCCAAAGGAGTTTATTGA
- the hemL gene encoding glutamate-1-semialdehyde 2,1-aminomutase codes for MKNEKSQELFERAQKLIPGGVNSPVRAFKSVGGTPLFITRGEGSRMYDADGNVLIDYIGSWGPHLFGHNPPFIKEALLKALEDGTSFGAPTEIEVKMAELICDLVPSVEMVRMVNSGTEATMSAIRVARGFTGKEKIIKFEGCYHGHGDFFLIKAGSGALTFGVPTSPGVTKGTAADTLLAEFNNIESVKKIISQNKGEIAALILEPIVGNMGTVRADDDFIKELRDLCSEEKIVLIFDEVMTGFRVAAGGAQEILGVKPDMTTFGKIIGGGLPVGAYGGKREIMEMVSPVGPVYQAGTLSGNPLAMNAGYAALSYIKNNPEIYNELESKSARLEDGIKNAVKEAGKNFQLNRVGSMMTLFFTEEPVFDFKTAIKSDTELFGKFFHSMLKRGVYLPPAQFEALFVSTAHSDDEIDATIKAAEESLKEIL; via the coding sequence ATGAAAAACGAAAAAAGCCAAGAATTGTTCGAAAGAGCGCAAAAATTAATTCCCGGAGGAGTAAATTCGCCGGTCAGAGCGTTCAAATCCGTCGGAGGAACTCCGCTTTTTATAACCCGGGGCGAAGGCTCCAGAATGTACGACGCCGACGGGAATGTATTGATCGATTATATCGGAAGCTGGGGACCGCATCTTTTCGGGCACAATCCTCCTTTTATTAAAGAAGCGCTTTTAAAAGCACTCGAAGACGGCACAAGCTTCGGAGCGCCGACGGAGATAGAAGTTAAAATGGCGGAATTGATTTGCGATCTGGTTCCGTCGGTCGAAATGGTTCGTATGGTAAACAGCGGCACCGAAGCGACAATGAGCGCAATAAGAGTAGCCCGCGGTTTTACGGGTAAAGAAAAAATAATAAAGTTCGAAGGATGCTATCACGGGCACGGCGACTTCTTTCTTATAAAAGCAGGCAGCGGCGCATTGACATTCGGCGTTCCGACAAGTCCCGGAGTTACCAAAGGGACGGCAGCCGATACTCTTCTGGCCGAATTCAACAATATCGAGTCTGTCAAAAAAATAATTTCCCAAAACAAAGGCGAAATTGCGGCTTTAATTCTTGAACCGATTGTGGGAAACATGGGAACGGTAAGAGCAGACGACGACTTCATTAAAGAATTACGGGATTTGTGTTCCGAAGAAAAAATCGTACTTATTTTCGACGAGGTAATGACCGGATTCCGGGTCGCCGCAGGAGGGGCACAGGAAATTCTCGGCGTTAAACCCGATATGACCACATTCGGAAAAATTATCGGCGGAGGACTGCCTGTCGGCGCCTATGGCGGCAAAAGGGAAATTATGGAAATGGTTTCGCCGGTAGGACCGGTTTATCAGGCGGGAACTCTGAGCGGAAATCCGCTGGCGATGAATGCCGGATATGCCGCGCTCTCGTATATTAAGAACAATCCGGAAATATACAATGAGTTAGAATCCAAGTCCGCTCGCCTGGAAGACGGTATTAAAAACGCCGTTAAAGAAGCGGGAAAAAATTTCCAATTAAACCGGGTCGGATCGATGATGACGCTCTTCTTTACGGAAGAACCGGTATTCGATTTCAAAACCGCAATCAAATCCGATACCGAACTGTTCGGCAAATTTTTCCATTCGATGCTAAAACGCGGCGTTTATTTGCCGCCGGCGCAGTTCGAGGCGCTCTTCGTATCGACAGCGCATTCCGACGATGAAATCGACGCCACAATCAAAGCCGCCGAAGAATCTTTAAAAGAAATCTTATGA
- a CDS encoding response regulator, whose amino-acid sequence MSYILLIDEDLNFRGLLKKFIEKKFMTKVVEVNSEKEALDKIDRRKPRMVFINTDADFGSGLDFLETLKSFEVPVIALTANNEREYIEKLISYRIEGCLLKTDVLSQLAERLERIFHRYEHLYV is encoded by the coding sequence ATGAGTTATATTTTACTTATTGACGAAGACCTCAATTTTCGTGGATTACTGAAAAAATTCATCGAAAAAAAGTTTATGACGAAAGTCGTAGAAGTGAACTCGGAAAAAGAAGCGCTCGACAAAATCGACAGAAGAAAACCGAGAATGGTATTTATTAATACGGATGCGGATTTCGGAAGCGGGCTTGATTTCCTGGAAACGTTAAAATCTTTTGAAGTGCCCGTAATTGCATTAACGGCTAACAATGAGAGGGAGTATATCGAAAAACTGATTTCCTACAGAATAGAAGGCTGCCTTTTGAAGACGGACGTGCTTTCTCAACTGGCAGAACGGCTCGAGCGGATATTCCACAGATACGAACATTTGTATGTTTGA